In one Butyrivibrio proteoclasticus B316 genomic region, the following are encoded:
- a CDS encoding SulP family inorganic anion transporter: MENEKLKPMLFTALKGYTGKQLAQDVVSGIIVAIIALPLSIALALASGVGPEEGLYTAIVAGFIISFLGGSRVQIAGPTAAFATIVAGIVANKGMEGLALATIFAGVLLILMGVFRLGSLIKFIPYTITTGFTAGIAVTIAIGQIKDFLGLTYPAGTATVETVDKAAAIVRNISTFNLQALIVGLVCLAIQIVWPKISKKIPGSLIAVIVGILMVKLLGMNVNTIGDLYEIKGQLPTLTIPAFSFKTLTSVAGDGVTIAILAAIESLLSCVVADSMIDSKHRSNMELVAQGAGNIGSALFGGIPATGAIARTAANIKNGGRTPVAGMVHSVCLVLVLVVLMPYAALIPMPTIAAILFMVAYNMCQYKTFVHLCKTAPKSDIIVLVTTFVLTIVFDLVVAIEVGMVLACLLFMKRMSEESRIRGWKYYDPEDDPDGPGLKDIPKHVRVYEISGPMFFGDAEQIAAISFKDFTRALVIRMRGVPAIDATAMHSFEQLYEKCNKNGVQLVFSHVNEQPMNTMEKDGFVDLVGRENFLPHIDEALKRAAEIK, encoded by the coding sequence ATGGAAAACGAAAAATTAAAGCCGATGCTGTTTACAGCCCTCAAGGGATACACTGGTAAGCAGCTGGCACAGGATGTTGTATCAGGAATAATTGTGGCTATCATTGCATTGCCGCTGTCAATTGCACTTGCACTTGCTTCAGGTGTTGGCCCGGAGGAAGGTTTGTACACGGCGATTGTTGCAGGATTTATTATTTCTTTCCTCGGTGGTAGCAGAGTCCAGATTGCAGGACCTACAGCAGCTTTTGCTACGATAGTAGCCGGAATTGTTGCTAATAAGGGCATGGAAGGACTTGCGCTTGCTACTATTTTTGCAGGAGTTCTTCTTATTTTAATGGGTGTATTCAGACTGGGATCACTTATTAAGTTTATTCCTTATACTATTACTACAGGATTCACAGCAGGAATCGCTGTAACTATTGCTATCGGACAAATCAAGGATTTCCTTGGACTTACATATCCTGCCGGAACAGCTACGGTAGAAACTGTAGATAAGGCTGCAGCTATAGTCCGTAATATCAGCACCTTTAACTTACAGGCTTTGATCGTAGGTCTTGTATGTCTTGCTATTCAGATTGTATGGCCTAAGATCAGCAAGAAAATTCCGGGATCTCTTATAGCAGTTATTGTTGGAATTTTGATGGTTAAGCTCCTTGGTATGAACGTAAATACAATCGGGGATTTGTATGAGATCAAGGGACAGCTTCCAACTCTTACAATTCCAGCATTTAGCTTTAAGACACTTACTTCAGTCGCCGGAGACGGAGTTACAATTGCTATTCTTGCAGCTATCGAGTCGCTTTTGTCATGCGTTGTTGCTGACAGCATGATAGACAGCAAACACAGATCAAATATGGAACTTGTTGCACAGGGCGCAGGTAATATCGGATCTGCTTTATTCGGAGGTATTCCAGCCACAGGTGCGATCGCACGTACAGCAGCTAATATCAAGAATGGTGGCAGAACACCTGTTGCCGGAATGGTTCATTCAGTTTGTCTTGTGCTTGTACTTGTAGTATTGATGCCATATGCGGCTCTTATTCCAATGCCTACTATAGCAGCAATTCTTTTCATGGTTGCTTATAATATGTGCCAGTACAAAACTTTTGTTCATCTGTGTAAGACTGCTCCAAAGAGCGACATTATTGTACTTGTAACAACTTTTGTTCTTACTATTGTATTTGACCTTGTTGTAGCTATTGAAGTTGGTATGGTTCTTGCGTGCCTCCTGTTCATGAAGAGAATGAGCGAAGAGTCCAGAATCCGTGGCTGGAAGTACTATGATCCTGAGGATGATCCTGATGGCCCGGGACTTAAAGATATCCCTAAGCATGTAAGAGTATATGAGATCAGCGGACCTATGTTCTTTGGCGATGCTGAGCAGATTGCAGCTATAAGCTTTAAGGACTTCACAAGAGCCCTTGTTATCAGAATGCGTGGTGTACCTGCTATTGATGCAACAGCTATGCACTCATTTGAACAGCTTTATGAGAAGTGCAATAAAAACGGAGTTCAGCTTGTGTTCTCACATGTTAATGAACAGCCGATGAATACTATGGAAAAAGATGGTTTCGTAGACCTTGTAGGAAGAGAAAACTTCCTTCCTCATATTGATGAAGCTCTTAAGAGAGCAGCTGAAATAAAGTAA
- a CDS encoding phosphoenolpyruvate carboxykinase (ATP) — MNRYRIYGLIIETENTFIQLEKAGADEGDAGNTIFIRQEKCADEVVSAVQKADAMKLKYVISSETSSFFNKGGYYMIRNGKDIIFETKEGYTPSTVSAWLLGYCMAILLYERRTIAIHCSAVAGKDGAFLISGEMGAGKSSLTRKMLERGFGIMADDVAAVRLSDKEGVSDQSGVHDSAAECAYVYPAFPYQKLCRNEVESRNFDMDELIYIDETKDKFLVPVKDKFVSKPQKLQFMIYLLVGETEDVAVQKLSGLNQLMAIRRNVFLHRLTGDWENSREYGELCLKIASKCPVYMIVRPATGNSQDKIADIVENIYRGIEV, encoded by the coding sequence GTGAACAGATACAGAATTTACGGACTTATAATAGAAACAGAAAACACGTTTATTCAGCTTGAAAAGGCCGGGGCTGATGAAGGAGATGCCGGGAACACTATATTTATTCGACAGGAGAAGTGTGCCGATGAAGTTGTTTCGGCAGTTCAAAAGGCTGATGCAATGAAACTTAAATATGTGATTTCTTCCGAGACTTCAAGCTTTTTTAATAAGGGCGGATACTATATGATCCGCAATGGAAAAGATATTATTTTTGAGACCAAGGAGGGATATACACCAAGTACAGTTTCGGCATGGCTTTTGGGCTATTGCATGGCTATTTTGTTATACGAGAGGCGGACTATAGCAATTCATTGCAGCGCTGTGGCCGGAAAAGATGGGGCATTCCTTATTTCGGGAGAGATGGGCGCCGGTAAATCTTCACTGACCAGAAAAATGCTGGAAAGAGGCTTTGGCATAATGGCTGATGATGTTGCTGCGGTCAGACTTTCTGATAAGGAAGGAGTGTCTGATCAGAGTGGTGTGCATGATAGTGCTGCTGAATGTGCTTATGTTTATCCTGCCTTTCCATATCAGAAGCTTTGCAGAAATGAAGTTGAGAGCAGGAATTTTGACATGGATGAGCTTATTTATATAGATGAGACCAAAGATAAATTCCTTGTTCCTGTAAAAGACAAATTCGTTTCAAAACCTCAGAAACTACAGTTTATGATTTATCTTCTGGTTGGTGAAACTGAGGATGTGGCAGTTCAAAAGCTGTCTGGACTTAACCAGCTCATGGCAATTCGCCGTAATGTTTTCCTTCATCGTCTTACAGGAGACTGGGAGAATAGCAGAGAATATGGAGAGCTTTGCCTCAAGATAGCATCGAAGTGCCCTGTGTATATGATTGTCAGACCTGCTACAGGTAATTCGCAGGATAAGATTGCTGATATTGTAGAAAATATATATAGAGGAATAGAAGTTTGA
- a CDS encoding PhoH family protein codes for MKKIYVLDTNVLIQAPHALKCFDDNEVVLPLVVLEELDGHKRDEGERGANVREAIRILEQLRGAGDLVKGVKLDNGGFLRVEKNFKDVELPKDMAEYKSDNRILKVCKGLSDSSKEQVILVTKDILMRIKAQILGVRSEDFTTEQVAGEGEQYSGRISVYAPEEAFKDFKKKGIPVSKVYCCDEEGNQYTPELYENEFVVIRADQSTNKTQMGRVCGEYIKKLEFEKSQPYGVKPRNAGQYFLQEALMQPADVAPLVIVKGMAGTAKTFYSLAVGLEKMINRPTGEYRRILICRPNSQFDDDIGFLPGDEQEKISPLMRPIIDNLEQLIDSNEEERYKDEKELQGKTDEVFERGIVQCEALNFIRGRSILKTYLIIDEAQNMTPTQAKGIITRAGKDTKIILLGDPNQIDRPFLDERTNGLSYASEHMKGSPLAWQISLSASECERSKLAMDAVNRMKDKDNF; via the coding sequence ATGAAGAAGATCTACGTATTGGACACCAACGTTTTGATTCAGGCACCTCACGCTCTTAAGTGCTTTGATGACAACGAGGTCGTTCTTCCGCTGGTAGTCTTGGAGGAACTCGATGGCCACAAGAGGGACGAGGGCGAGCGAGGAGCAAATGTCCGTGAGGCTATCAGGATTTTAGAGCAGCTTAGAGGCGCAGGGGATTTGGTCAAGGGAGTTAAGCTTGACAATGGAGGCTTTCTTAGAGTTGAGAAGAACTTTAAGGATGTAGAGCTTCCAAAGGATATGGCAGAGTATAAATCTGATAACCGTATCCTGAAGGTTTGTAAGGGACTTAGTGATAGTAGTAAAGAACAGGTTATTCTGGTTACCAAGGACATTCTGATGCGTATCAAAGCCCAGATTCTTGGCGTCAGATCTGAAGACTTTACTACAGAGCAGGTAGCGGGAGAAGGAGAACAGTACAGCGGCCGTATTTCCGTATACGCACCGGAAGAGGCATTTAAAGATTTTAAGAAAAAGGGGATACCTGTCAGCAAGGTATATTGCTGTGATGAGGAGGGAAATCAGTATACACCGGAGCTCTATGAAAATGAATTTGTGGTTATAAGAGCTGACCAGTCCACTAACAAAACCCAGATGGGGCGTGTTTGCGGCGAATACATCAAGAAGCTTGAATTTGAGAAGAGCCAGCCCTATGGTGTTAAGCCGAGGAATGCCGGACAATACTTCCTTCAGGAAGCTTTGATGCAGCCTGCGGATGTTGCGCCACTTGTAATCGTAAAAGGAATGGCTGGAACTGCCAAGACTTTCTATTCTCTTGCTGTAGGTCTTGAGAAGATGATCAACAGGCCAACGGGGGAGTATCGTAGAATTCTGATCTGCAGACCAAACTCGCAGTTTGACGATGATATTGGATTTCTTCCCGGAGATGAGCAGGAGAAGATTTCTCCTCTTATGAGGCCTATAATTGATAACCTTGAGCAGCTTATTGATTCTAATGAAGAAGAACGCTACAAGGACGAAAAAGAGCTTCAGGGCAAGACTGATGAAGTCTTTGAAAGGGGAATTGTTCAGTGTGAAGCTTTGAACTTTATCAGAGGAAGATCTATTCTGAAAACCTATCTGATAATTGATGAAGCTCAGAACATGACTCCTACTCAGGCGAAAGGAATTATAACGAGAGCCGGCAAAGATACCAAAATAATTCTTCTTGGCGATCCTAATCAGATTGACAGGCCATTCCTCGATGAGAGGACTAATGGATTGTCTTATGCATCAGAACACATGAAGGGAAGCCCTCTTGCCTGGCAGATTTCTCTTTCGGCATCAGAATGTGAGAGAAGTAAACTTGCAATGGATGCAGTCAACAGAATGAAGGATAAAGACAATTTCTGA
- a CDS encoding ABC transporter ATP-binding protein, whose amino-acid sequence MDIRIENLTKTYGSLNAVDHMNLRINDGELVGLLGPSGCGKSTTLFMLSGLTTPTEGKIFFGDKDVTSIAPEDREIGLVFQNYALYPHMTVEDNITFPLINRGVKKAQAKEEAFEIAKVVKIEQYLNRKPSELSGGQQQRVAIARALVKKPQVLLLDEPLSNLDAKLRVATREEIRRIQQEVKITTIFVTHDQEEAMSISDRIAVMKEGVLQQYEVPQTMYLNPANEFVANFLGTPEINNIEVDVKDGVITSGEVVLRTGAKLADGHYHAGIRPESFYIDENGISFAVDNLRMTGRDLLLFTKLGQSVVRVLVHSYMQVSEGDTIKASVREGHILVFDSSEKLIGRF is encoded by the coding sequence ATGGACATTAGAATTGAGAATCTGACAAAAACATATGGCAGTCTAAACGCAGTAGATCATATGAATCTCAGAATCAATGATGGCGAGCTTGTAGGTCTTTTGGGACCATCCGGATGTGGTAAATCTACAACTCTTTTTATGCTGTCAGGACTTACAACACCTACAGAGGGTAAGATATTCTTTGGAGACAAGGATGTAACATCTATTGCTCCGGAGGACAGAGAGATTGGACTTGTTTTCCAGAACTATGCTCTGTACCCACATATGACAGTAGAGGATAACATCACATTCCCACTTATCAATCGTGGCGTCAAGAAAGCTCAGGCCAAGGAAGAGGCATTTGAGATTGCCAAGGTTGTTAAGATTGAACAATATTTGAATAGAAAACCAAGTGAGCTTTCAGGTGGTCAGCAGCAGAGAGTTGCTATTGCCAGAGCTCTTGTTAAGAAACCTCAGGTTCTTCTTCTTGATGAGCCTTTATCAAACCTTGATGCTAAGCTTCGTGTAGCAACAAGAGAAGAAATCAGACGTATTCAGCAGGAAGTTAAGATTACAACTATTTTCGTAACACATGACCAGGAAGAGGCTATGAGTATTTCTGATCGTATTGCTGTTATGAAGGAAGGCGTTCTCCAGCAGTATGAGGTACCTCAGACAATGTACCTTAATCCTGCAAATGAATTTGTAGCAAATTTCCTTGGAACTCCTGAAATCAACAACATTGAAGTTGATGTTAAGGATGGAGTTATCACATCAGGCGAAGTGGTTCTTAGAACAGGTGCCAAGCTTGCTGATGGACATTATCATGCAGGAATCAGACCTGAATCTTTCTATATAGATGAAAACGGAATCTCTTTTGCTGTTGACAATCTTCGTATGACAGGACGTGACCTTCTTCTGTTCACTAAACTTGGTCAGTCTGTTGTTCGTGTTCTTGTTCACTCTTATATGCAGGTATCTGAGGGAGATACAATTAAGGCTTCTGTTCGTGAAGGACATATCCTTGTATTTGATTCTTCAGAAAAGCTTATAGGCAGATTCTAA
- a CDS encoding ABC transporter substrate-binding protein, giving the protein MKLKKIGASILAMAMATSMLAGCGQSASTETPADTQPTEAVETPAAEATTEEAAPAGEAKNIEATEITFWHAMNGNLESVLSEITDEFNNSNEYGIKVTLVNQGAYGDLQTKLQASAAADALPDLAQAYNNWLTPYLDKIVKLDDFVANDFDNWDDVVEAYRDECSEFGFIHAVPYNKSTYVLFYNKTMFDELGLTVPETWADVEADAKAVMDAKNISFIGFDDLAGAVEASLRQDGADYVDATGALFNDDKGLETCTYLSNLYNNGYARLVGEDGYFSNVLSNQQIASYVGSSAGVSYIKAEGWDLGVAPLPGNVNKAANMAGTNIVMFSQDSNKQLAAWEYLKYITSTEAMTKWAVGTGYLPIRQSSYETPEYKAYMDENVCAAACYEQAKDFFFSPTFESSNDIRSTVPSTVEQLVYDKADAQTWLDTLVEAINAQ; this is encoded by the coding sequence ATGAAGTTAAAGAAAATTGGTGCAAGCATCCTTGCGATGGCTATGGCAACATCAATGCTCGCAGGTTGCGGACAGAGTGCTAGCACAGAGACTCCTGCTGACACTCAGCCTACAGAGGCAGTTGAGACACCTGCTGCTGAGGCTACAACAGAGGAGGCTGCTCCTGCTGGTGAAGCTAAGAACATCGAGGCAACAGAGATTACATTCTGGCATGCTATGAATGGTAACCTTGAGTCAGTTCTTTCAGAGATCACAGACGAGTTCAACAACTCAAATGAGTATGGTATCAAAGTTACACTTGTTAACCAGGGTGCATACGGCGACCTTCAGACTAAGCTTCAGGCAAGTGCTGCAGCTGATGCTCTTCCAGATCTTGCTCAGGCTTACAACAACTGGCTTACACCTTACCTTGACAAGATTGTTAAGCTTGATGATTTTGTAGCTAACGACTTTGATAATTGGGATGATGTAGTAGAAGCTTATCGTGATGAGTGTTCAGAGTTTGGCTTCATCCACGCTGTTCCTTACAACAAGTCAACATATGTTCTTTTCTATAACAAGACAATGTTTGATGAACTTGGACTTACAGTTCCTGAGACATGGGCAGATGTTGAGGCTGATGCTAAGGCTGTTATGGATGCTAAGAACATTTCATTCATCGGTTTTGATGACCTTGCAGGTGCTGTAGAGGCTTCTCTTCGTCAGGATGGTGCTGACTATGTAGATGCTACAGGTGCTCTTTTCAACGATGATAAGGGTCTTGAGACATGCACATACCTTTCAAACCTTTACAACAACGGCTATGCTCGTCTTGTTGGTGAGGATGGTTATTTCTCAAACGTACTTAGCAATCAGCAGATCGCTTCTTACGTTGGTTCTTCAGCTGGTGTTTCTTACATCAAGGCTGAGGGCTGGGATCTTGGTGTAGCTCCACTTCCAGGAAACGTTAACAAGGCAGCTAACATGGCTGGTACAAACATCGTTATGTTCTCACAGGATTCTAACAAGCAGCTTGCAGCTTGGGAGTACCTCAAGTACATCACAAGCACAGAAGCTATGACAAAGTGGGCTGTAGGTACAGGTTACCTTCCAATCAGACAGTCTTCTTATGAGACTCCTGAGTACAAGGCTTACATGGATGAGAACGTTTGCGCAGCTGCATGCTATGAGCAGGCTAAGGATTTCTTCTTCTCACCTACATTTGAGTCTTCTAACGACATCAGATCAACAGTTCCTTCAACTGTTGAGCAGCTTGTATATGACAAGGCTGATGCTCAGACATGGCTCGATACACTTGTAGAGGCAATTAACGCTCAGTAA
- a CDS encoding flagellin produces the protein MSGVSSIGGYQDYSAYSSIASGGTINKASEDASGLAIQEKTKSQVNGLDAGSENLTSAKSALNIQDGALSGVEDYLQSIKELSVKAMNGTLSQDDKESIQTQIKEYLKGINDLAESTTYNEKNLTNNDGSLKVASDGNGSTESVATHNATTDALGISEYDVTGNFDMSVIDKAIEKVSSQRAETGAQTNGVESALTYNSHAAMELNGYQMDKEEEKVTKALEELKTKQALDSYQAILQKQRQEDEQQKSMAIFA, from the coding sequence ATGAGTGGTGTATCTTCCATAGGCGGATATCAGGATTATTCCGCATATTCTTCTATAGCAAGTGGCGGTACTATTAACAAAGCGTCAGAGGACGCGTCAGGTCTTGCAATTCAGGAAAAAACCAAATCACAGGTAAATGGACTTGATGCAGGATCTGAAAATCTTACTTCAGCAAAATCGGCACTTAATATTCAGGATGGAGCTTTATCTGGTGTTGAAGATTATCTTCAGTCAATCAAAGAATTATCAGTTAAGGCTATGAATGGAACTCTTTCACAGGATGATAAAGAGAGTATACAGACCCAGATCAAGGAATATTTAAAGGGTATTAATGATTTAGCTGAGAGTACTACTTATAATGAAAAGAATCTGACAAATAATGATGGTTCATTAAAGGTAGCTTCGGATGGTAACGGATCAACTGAATCTGTTGCAACACATAATGCGACAACTGATGCACTTGGAATCTCGGAGTATGATGTTACCGGTAATTTTGATATGAGTGTTATCGATAAAGCCATAGAGAAGGTTTCAAGTCAGAGAGCTGAAACCGGAGCGCAGACAAATGGCGTAGAGAGTGCTCTTACATACAATTCACACGCAGCTATGGAACTTAATGGTTACCAGATGGACAAGGAAGAAGAAAAAGTGACTAAGGCTCTTGAAGAACTTAAGACCAAACAGGCACTGGATTCTTATCAGGCAATTCTTCAGAAACAGCGTCAGGAGGATGAGCAGCAGAAGTCAATGGCGATTTTTGCATAA
- a CDS encoding carbohydrate ABC transporter permease, with amino-acid sequence MDKKSFKGYLYLLPSIIIMLAFTIYPLIRAVIMSFLGDYSIISHGYTSIGFDNYKTLFADPDFALSLRNTTIYVICVVPASIILSLIIAVLINSCTKTKAFFQTVYFLPYVTSVIAIGIVWRWMFNSNYGLINYFLGFFGIDPIPWLNRPEYAMPALIIFAIWKSMAFNILIFLAGLQTIPEDLYRAARIDSTPKIRVFTKITVPQLAPMIVYSSVIGMIGAFKVYNEVFSLFQGKAGPANKAMTIVYFIYDKFYNSYKYGVAAAGSVVLFLIILVMTQIQLRVTGEKKKK; translated from the coding sequence ATGGATAAGAAGAGTTTTAAGGGATATTTATATCTCCTTCCATCTATCATCATCATGCTTGCTTTTACAATTTACCCATTGATAAGAGCAGTCATTATGAGTTTTTTGGGCGATTATAGTATTATCAGTCATGGCTATACATCAATTGGCTTTGATAACTATAAAACGCTTTTTGCAGATCCTGATTTTGCACTATCACTTAGGAATACAACTATTTATGTTATATGCGTAGTACCTGCTTCAATTATTCTTTCTCTTATCATTGCGGTACTGATCAATAGTTGTACCAAGACTAAGGCATTTTTCCAGACAGTATACTTCCTTCCTTACGTAACCAGCGTTATCGCTATTGGTATCGTTTGGAGATGGATGTTCAACAGCAACTATGGACTTATCAACTATTTCCTGGGATTTTTTGGAATTGATCCTATTCCATGGCTCAATCGTCCTGAGTATGCTATGCCTGCACTTATCATTTTCGCTATTTGGAAGAGCATGGCATTTAACATCCTTATTTTCCTTGCCGGTCTTCAGACTATTCCGGAAGACCTTTACAGAGCTGCGAGAATTGACTCTACACCTAAGATTCGTGTATTTACTAAGATTACAGTTCCTCAGCTTGCACCTATGATTGTTTATTCCAGTGTTATTGGTATGATCGGTGCCTTCAAGGTTTACAACGAAGTATTCTCTCTTTTCCAGGGCAAGGCAGGCCCAGCCAACAAGGCTATGACTATTGTGTATTTCATTTATGACAAATTCTACAATAGTTACAAGTATGGTGTTGCTGCAGCCGGATCAGTTGTTCTGTTCCTTATCATTTTGGTAATGACTCAGATTCAGCTCAGAGTAACCGGTGAAAAGAAGAAAAAATAA
- a CDS encoding carbohydrate ABC transporter permease → MTQKRKVGNIIATVLKYAVLIFGAIFTILPFVWMISSSLKTPTELVQIPPSLFPESPQWVNYSEAWKAAPFARYFVNTLIVTLCTTCGVLVTTVLSAFAFSRLNFPGKKTVFSLFLATLMIPGEMLIITNYETIINLKWIDSYKAMIIPWISSAFYIYLLTRFFMQVPESLYLAAKVDKCSDFKYMIKIMVPMNKQAIFSIAILNIISSWNAFLWPLLVTNSQEMRVLSNGLVRFQTEAGSSTELIMAASCMLVMPIIIIYLFLRKYIIEGVTRSGLKG, encoded by the coding sequence ATGACACAGAAAAGAAAAGTAGGAAATATCATAGCTACTGTTTTAAAATATGCAGTTCTGATATTTGGTGCGATATTTACAATCCTTCCTTTTGTATGGATGATTTCATCTTCACTTAAGACACCAACAGAACTTGTTCAGATTCCACCAAGTCTTTTCCCGGAGAGTCCTCAGTGGGTTAACTATAGTGAGGCTTGGAAAGCTGCTCCATTTGCAAGATATTTTGTAAATACACTTATTGTTACATTATGTACAACATGCGGAGTACTTGTTACTACTGTGCTTTCAGCATTTGCATTTTCAAGACTCAATTTCCCCGGAAAGAAGACTGTTTTTTCATTATTCCTTGCTACACTTATGATCCCGGGCGAAATGCTTATCATTACAAACTACGAGACAATCATTAATTTGAAGTGGATTGATTCATATAAGGCTATGATCATTCCTTGGATTTCAAGTGCATTCTATATCTATCTTCTGACAAGATTTTTTATGCAGGTTCCGGAATCTCTTTATCTTGCTGCCAAGGTAGATAAATGTTCAGACTTCAAGTACATGATCAAGATCATGGTTCCTATGAATAAGCAGGCTATTTTCTCAATTGCAATCCTTAACATAATAAGTTCATGGAATGCATTCCTGTGGCCACTTCTTGTTACTAACTCACAGGAGATGAGAGTATTGTCAAATGGTCTTGTAAGATTCCAGACTGAGGCCGGTTCATCAACAGAGCTGATAATGGCAGCATCCTGTATGCTTGTTATGCCTATTATCATTATTTATCTATTCCTTAGAAAATACATCATTGAAGGTGTAACCAGGAGTGGACTTAAGGGGTAA